DNA sequence from the Thermoproteales archaeon genome:
GAAACGATAGAAGAAGCAATAGCAACGGCGCGAGGGAAGAATAAGAAGGTTCTTGTAGATTTAATGAATGTGGAAGATTATGAGAAGAAAATATCTGAAATAGCACGTCTAAATCCTGATATAATTTGCTTTCATGTTGGAGTGGATGTCCAAAAAAGGAGAAAGACTGGTGTTGAAGCTTTGGCAAACGAATTAGAGAAATATGTGTCAGAATATTCTTTCGAATTCGCCGTAGCTGGAGGAATAAATGAGCTTACAGCACCGATTTTTGCAAAAGCCGGAGCAGATATTATCATCGTAGGAGGAGCTATCACAAAATCCGATGATCCTTATAGAGCTACTTTAAAAATAAAAGAAGCGTTAAAACTTTTTTAACATAAGTTTTAATAAGCTCAGTTTATCTGCTCAATTGGAAACTAGTTTAAAAATAATATAATCTCTGGATGATGGTAATGGAGGGTCAATCCGTTAAATTATCGATAGATGATTTAAGGAAATTGTACACTTATGCTCTGAGTCATTGCAAAGAGGTGTGTCCAGCGAAACGCGATCCAAGCGCATGTATC
Encoded proteins:
- a CDS encoding orotidine 5'-phosphate decarboxylase, with product MIKLQVALDLLHINRALQIAELSAKAGADIIEAGTPLIKYNGIKAVKVLKAKIRDKEIMADMKIMDVGAIEAEMAFNAGADIVSVMALASAETIEEAIATARGKNKKVLVDLMNVEDYEKKISEIARLNPDIICFHVGVDVQKRRKTGVEALANELEKYVSEYSFEFAVAGGINELTAPIFAKAGADIIIVGGAITKSDDPYRATLKIKEALKLF